TTTGATTGTCGAACAATTTTATTATCTCCAATTAAAAAATCTTCGTTGGATTCGTAAATAACAGGAGTATTATTCCTCGTTGTTCTAATATAAACCAGCCCTTTGTGTTCAGCAGCCTTAAGAATTAATTTTTCCATTGACATGGCATCGCTTGGATAAAGAACAACACTCTTTAATATGCTGCGAAACATTGATATGTCCTCTAATCCCATTTGAGACGGCCCATCTTGTCCGATTGAAACACCAGCATGAGAACCAATAAATTTTACATTATTATTAGAATATTGTGACATCCTAATCTGATCAAATCCTCTTGTTAAAAAAGCTGAGAAACTAGATACAAACGGAATCTTGTTTCTTAATGACAACCCTAATGCCGTTCCGACCATATTTTGTTCGGCAATAAACATTTCGAAAAAATTATTTGGGAATTTATCTTTAAAATCTTTAGAAAAAGTTGAATTACTAACATCTCCATCCAAAACAACTATATTAGGAAACTTGTGAATAATTGAAATTAAAGCATTTCCATAAACTTTTCTAGTGGCAACCTCTTCTCCTTGCTTATATTTTGGGATTTTAATTAAATCTATTGATTTGTTGTTTGGTTGTAAATTATCGGGCTTTAAAAATTTAACTCTAATTTTTTTATCAATATCACCAAGCTCTTTAATTGCTTTAATTGCTTCATTATTATCTAATACTTTGCCATGATATCCATTTTTGTCTTCTAAAAAACTAACTCCCTTGCCTTTTATTGTTTTGGCAATAATCATTATCGGCGCTTTAGTTGATTTTAAGGCCTTGTTATAGGCTCTATTAATTTGTGGCAAAGAGTGTCCATTTTTTATAACAACAACCTGCCAGCCAAAAGATTTTAATTTGTTTTTGTAGGACTTTATGTCGTGCCCATACATTGTTTCGCCACATTGACCCAGGCGATTAACATCCAAAATACCTATTAAATTATTTAACTTATAGTGGGCTGCTAATTGAATTGCTTCCCACTGAGACCCTTCAGCCATTTCTCCATCTCCTATTAAAACAAATGTTTTGTATGGCAATTTGTCTAAATATTTGGCATTTATAGCCATGCCAACGCCTATTGATAATCCTTGTCCAAGAGACCCTGTAGCTGCTTCGGCGTATTTAAACCTTGAAGTAGGGTGACCTTCAAGATTGCTCTTAAACCTCCTTAAACACATCAAATCTGCTTCTTTTATCGCTCCTACTATAGCCCATAAAGAATAAAACAAAGGACTAGCATGCCCTTTTGAAAAAATAATCCTATCATTATTTGGGTTGGCAATGTTATTCAAATCAAACTTAAATTTTTTGTTAAAAAACAAGCCAACCATTAATTCAACTGCTGAAAAAGATGAAGTTGGATGACCAGATTCTGCTTTAGTAGTTGATTTTATAATCCAATATCTGATTAATTTTGATATTTCTTTTAATTTGTTCAAATCCATTTATTTATTCTTTAAAAGGTTAAGTTGACTAGATATATTCTTGGAATTAAATACCCCCGAACCAATAACTAAATAATCTGCTCCTGCTTTTTTTATTTCAGAAATATTAGTTAAGTTTATGCCACCATCAACCCCTATTTTTATGTTTGAATTAAATTTTCTCAATTTTTTTATTTTAGCAAGAACAGGTAGCTGGAACTCTTGCCCTCCAAATCCTGGCTTAACTCCTAAAAACAAAACCGCATCAACTTGATTCAAAAAAGGTTTTATCTTGGCTACTTCAGTATTAGGATTAATTGCAATTCCTTTTTTAAAATCATATTTATTCATTCTCTCTAAAACAAACGAAACATCATTAACAGCTTCATAGTGGAAAATAACTCTTTTAGCCTTTATTTGTTTGCAAGCTTCTAAATATTTTTCCGGATTCAATGTCATTAAATGAACTTCTATATTAAAGTTTAACTTAATATTTATTAAATCATTAAGATTAACTGAACTATTGTCAACAAATTTTTTGTCCATAATATCTATTTGAATCCAGTCAACAATATTTTCGATTTTGACTATCTTGTTTTTAAAATCTGTTAAATTATTTGTTAAAATTGCTAAAGTAATTTTTTGCTTCATTTTTATTATTCAATTTCCTTAATTTTGTTAAGACGACGTTGATGCCGAGAAGCATGACTAAACTCTGTATTAAGCCAAGCTTTAATAATTTTTTTTGCCTTATAAAAACTAATATGGTTATGTCCTAGACATAAAATATTTGTATTATTGTGTTGTCTGGCTCTGCTAGCCATTTTTTTATTAAAAACATTAGCAGCCATAATTCC
Above is a genomic segment from Patescibacteria group bacterium containing:
- a CDS encoding transketolase codes for the protein MDLNKLKEISKLIRYWIIKSTTKAESGHPTSSFSAVELMVGLFFNKKFKFDLNNIANPNNDRIIFSKGHASPLFYSLWAIVGAIKEADLMCLRRFKSNLEGHPTSRFKYAEAATGSLGQGLSIGVGMAINAKYLDKLPYKTFVLIGDGEMAEGSQWEAIQLAAHYKLNNLIGILDVNRLGQCGETMYGHDIKSYKNKLKSFGWQVVVIKNGHSLPQINRAYNKALKSTKAPIMIIAKTIKGKGVSFLEDKNGYHGKVLDNNEAIKAIKELGDIDKKIRVKFLKPDNLQPNNKSIDLIKIPKYKQGEEVATRKVYGNALISIIHKFPNIVVLDGDVSNSTFSKDFKDKFPNNFFEMFIAEQNMVGTALGLSLRNKIPFVSSFSAFLTRGFDQIRMSQYSNNNVKFIGSHAGVSIGQDGPSQMGLEDISMFRSILKSVVLYPSDAMSMEKLILKAAEHKGLVYIRTTRNNTPVIYESNEDFLIGDNKIVRQSNNDKVVIIGSGITLHQAIKAYKELKEQNIFVKVIDLYSIKPINKDLLVKSIGNIKSIITVEDHYPDGGIGEAIKSILSDCDYNIYSLAVNKIPRSGATQTLLNFEEISSDAIISKTKKILRA
- a CDS encoding ribulose-phosphate 3-epimerase encodes the protein MKQKITLAILTNNLTDFKNKIVKIENIVDWIQIDIMDKKFVDNSSVNLNDLINIKLNFNIEVHLMTLNPEKYLEACKQIKAKRVIFHYEAVNDVSFVLERMNKYDFKKGIAINPNTEVAKIKPFLNQVDAVLFLGVKPGFGGQEFQLPVLAKIKKLRKFNSNIKIGVDGGINLTNISEIKKAGADYLVIGSGVFNSKNISSQLNLLKNK